A stretch of DNA from Staphylococcus equorum:
TTAACGGATAGACCATTGGTAAATCTCGCAGTTTGATTGGTCGGTAAGACATGACTCGGTCCCGCTACATAATCACCGATAACTTCTGGAGAATAATGTCCTAAGAATAGTGCGCCCACATAACGCACATGATTTAGATAATCGCGTGGTGAAGCTGTTTGAATTGATGCGTGTTCTGGGGCGATTTGATTCATTAAATCACATGCTTCATTAAAATTATCTACTGAAATTAAAAAATGATTGTTTGTTAAGCTTGCTTCAACGATAGGCTGACGTTCTATTTGGCTTAAAGTTTGTTGGATGCGTTGTTCGAGTTGTTGTAATAACGCTTTATTTTCACTAATCACAAACGTTCTCGCAAGTTCATCATGTTCTGCTTGAGCAAATACATCGTAAGTTACAGCATCTAAATCAGCCGTCTCATCTATGATTAAGGCGATTTCACTTGGACCAGCAATTTGATCAATACCTACTTGACCGAAGAGGTATTTTTTTGCGTAGGCAACATACTGATTGCCGGGACCTACAATTTTATCTACTTTTGGAATTGTTTCTGTACCATAAGCAAGCGCTGCGATACTTTGTGCGCCACCAACCTGGAATACTCTATCAACACCTGCAATATAGCAAGCTGCTAAAACAATATCAGGTAGTCCTTGGGCTTGCGGTGGTGTGACAACAAAAATATTTTTAACGCCAGCTACCTTAGCTAATGTGACAGTCATTAACACAGTAGAAGGGTAGCTTGCTTTACCGCCCGGTACATATACACCGACACGTTCTAATGGATGATACATTTCATAACATTCATTTGAACCTTGTTGTGCTGTAGATTTAATAGAAGTTTGATAAGTTTTGATACGTGAGTGACTTTGCTGAAGCGCATCACGTAATGTATCGTCAATGCGATTATAAGCCGTTTCTAAAGCTTCATAAGGAATTTCAAGTTCTGATGTCTCTACGTGATCAAGTTGTTGGTTATAAGCTTTTAAAGCTTGGTCACCTTGAAGCTTTACATTGTCACAAATATCCTTAACTAGAGGATA
This window harbors:
- the hisD gene encoding histidinol dehydrogenase, which gives rise to MINKATFLKDYLNQSALNEGLYPLVKDICDNVKLQGDQALKAYNQQLDHVETSELEIPYEALETAYNRIDDTLRDALQQSHSRIKTYQTSIKSTAQQGSNECYEMYHPLERVGVYVPGGKASYPSTVLMTVTLAKVAGVKNIFVVTPPQAQGLPDIVLAACYIAGVDRVFQVGGAQSIAALAYGTETIPKVDKIVGPGNQYVAYAKKYLFGQVGIDQIAGPSEIALIIDETADLDAVTYDVFAQAEHDELARTFVISENKALLQQLEQRIQQTLSQIERQPIVEASLTNNHFLISVDNFNEACDLMNQIAPEHASIQTASPRDYLNHVRYVGALFLGHYSPEVIGDYVAGPSHVLPTNQTARFTNGLSVNDFLTRHSVIDLSESTFEKIEGSARKLAHTEQLFNHEQSIEIRSPKEPRND